A genomic window from Bubalus bubalis isolate 160015118507 breed Murrah chromosome X, NDDB_SH_1, whole genome shotgun sequence includes:
- the LOC112582175 gene encoding melanoma-associated antigen B5-like, translating into MPRRKKSKARGGDKCPQAQGKTQSCGGAQAIATAEEESTTSSLQCEDITQSLPGAESCSTSRERQRVPTIATTALFSYTRSCEAFNGQSKYRALPYEVPPFTETPGTDCLTRKPSLLEQFLLYKYKMKQLMMKEDILKIIHQSHHDRFAEILKRASERIELVFAVDLKEVDSVVPCYNLVSKLKLPNNGRVRGGRGLPKTGLLMNLLGMIFLKGNCATEEDIWKYLGTMRVYAGRKHFIFGEPRKLITKDLVRLKYLEYRQVANSDPPRYEFLWGPKAHLETSKMKVLEFLAKVNDAVPSDFPAYYEEALRDEEEKAQGMHAARPDPTVKVSTPPKDMLNIIIPPIRKYVKFLPPARKI; encoded by the coding sequence ATGCCTCGAAGGAAGAAGAGTAAGGCCCGTGGTGGTGATAAATGTCCCCAAGCCCAAGGCAAGACCCAGAGTTGTGGTGGTGCTCAGGCCATAGCAACAGCAGAAGAGGAGTCCACTACCTCCTCTCTTCAGTGTGAAGATATTACCCAGAGTCTGCCTGGTGCTGAGTCATGTAGCACTTCCCGGGAGCGTCAAAGAGTACCGACCATCGCCACTACTGCTCTCTTTTCTTACACTAGATCTTGTGAAGCATTCAATGGCCAATCTAAGTATAGGGCACTTCCCTATGAGGTCCCACCCTTCACTGAGACCCCAGGAACTGACTGTTTAACCAGGAAACCTAGCTTGTTGGAGCAGTTCCTTCTGTacaagtataaaatgaagcagctCATGATGAAGGAAGACATCCTGAAGATTATCCACCAAAGCCACCATGACCGATTTGCTGAGATTCTCAAGAGAGCCTCTGAACGCATTGAGCTAGTCTTTGCGGTAGATCTGAAGGAAGTTGATTCAGTCGTTCCCTGCTATAATCTGGTCAGCAAATTGAAGCTCCCCAACAATGGGAGGGTGCGTGGTGGAAGGGGTTTACCCAAGACTGGTCTCCTGATGAATCTCCTGGGTATGATCTTCCTGAAGGGCAACTGTGCCACTGAGGAAGACATCTGGAAATACCTGGGTACGATGCGAGTATATGCTGGAAGAAAGCACTTTATCTTTGGAGAGCCCAGAAAGCTCATCACCAAAGATTTAGTGAGGCTGAAGTACCTGGAGTACCGCCAGGTGGCCAACAGTGATCCTCCACGTTATGAGTTTCTGTGGGGCCCAAAAGCACATCTTGAAACCAGCAAGATGAAAGTCCTGGAATTTTTGGCAAAGGTCAATGATGCTGTTCCCAGTGACTTCCCCGCTTATTATGAAGAAGCTTTGCGAGATGAAGAAGAGAAAGCCCAAGGCATGCATGCAGCCAGGCCTGACCCTACTGTCAAAGTCAGTACACCTCCCAAGGACATGCTCAATATTATCATCCCACCCATAAGGAAGTATGTGAAGTTCTTACCCCCAGCCAGGAAAATATAG